Sequence from the [Bacteroides] pectinophilus genome:
TGTGGCATCGCAAGGTCACAAAACGCCTGAACCGCAAGGAGTGCCAGGATTATAATTACCGATTTCCAATACGGAGCAAGATTGCGAAATATTTTTCCCATTGTAATTCCTTTCTGAATATAGTTACTTCGTTATTTTCATATTTTCATTGACAATGTTCTAATAGTATTTCATTTTTACAAATTACGTCAATACTAATGGACTACATTTAATAAATATATAATACTAATTGACACATTTATTAACATTATCTAAAATATATTAACGTAGTATAAATTTTTACACAGGAGGCTATAATGATTCAATTAAACAATTTTGCAAACAATGAAAATCTTAAGCAGATAGCTCAGATGGGCTCATACACTGTATATGAGCATCAGAAAGATATGAGCGTTGCACCGTCATATGCATCAGTTGCATATTTCATGCATGAGATGAATGTAAGAAAGCGTCAGGTTCTGTGCTGCCTTAACGGAACTTCCGTAAGAGTCCAGGCAGGCGCAATGCAGTGGACAGCCGGAAGCGTAGAATCAGAGACAGGCGTTAAGGGTGTAGGTGATTTCTTAGGGAAGGCTCTTAAGGGTGCCGTAACCAACGAATCAGCCGTTAAGCCGGTATATAACGGCTGGGGCTATCTCATGCTTGAACCTACATATAATTATATCATCCTTGAGGATGTTGCTACATGGGGAAGCGGTATTGTTCTTGATGACGGAATGTTTCTCGCATGTGATGCAGGTCTTAATGAGACAGTTGTTGCACGTAACAGTGTATCTTCAGCGCTTCTTGGCGGTGAAGGACTTTTCAACTTAAGTCTCAGCGGCCAGGGTATTGCTGTTCTCGAAAGTCCTGTGCCACGCGAAGAACTTTTTGAGATTGTCCTTGATAATGATGTTGTAAAGATTGACGGCAATATGGCTGTTGCATGGTCATCTTCACTTCAGTTTACTGTCGAAAAGTCTTCAAAGAGTCTGCTTGGCTCCGCTGTTAACGGTGAAGGTTTTGTTAATGTATATCGTGGTTCGGGACGCATACTCATGGCACCTACAGTCAACGGAACCACAATGTCAACATCTAATTCTCCTAAGCAGAATGCCGGAGTATCATCAAAGGGTCTCGTATCAAGCATTGCCAAGAGTGCATTAGACTTATAATTTTGTTACAATAACTTTGTTATCCAGTATATAACACCCAGTATCCAGCTGCTGACTATTCCATAGAGTATAACAGGACCGGCTATCGTGAATATCTTACATCCGACTCCGAATACCCAGCCTTCCTTCTTATACTCTATAGCGGCAGCTGCTACTGAGTTGGCGAATCCCGTTATCGGCACAAGGCTTCCGGCTCCGCCCCACTTCGTAATCGATGGATATATATTAAGTCCCGTAAGAATTACGCTCAGAAGAATGAGTGTAACAGTTGTCCACAGCGCAGCTTCATCCGCTGCTATTCCACAGCCCTTATATATCTCAAGAACCCCCTGCCCAACAGTACATATTATTCCTCCGGTAACGAATGCCTTTATACATTCCACGGCACAATTGTGTTTGGGCGTAATCTCCTCCACATATCCATTATATATCTCATCCCTGTCCTTAGAATCAAGTCCGTCAAGCATATCCCTACTCCCTTCTGATATTTCCTTCACAAGCAGCAAAATCATGTTATCATAAGACAAGCTTTTCCCACATCCAATAAATATATTCATGAATTAATTTTAATTTTTAATAAAATTCCAAACTTTTACTAATATTAATTTGTCTATATAATAGAAATTGAAAAATATACAATTATCCGGATATACGATATTTTTTATTTCCTTAAAATTCACAAAACGGAAGGAGCCATCTTGAATAAATACGATAAATGCGTGCAGTACATCCTTGATAATCAGACGCATTTTTACCGAATAGCATACTGCTATGTAAAAAATGAGCATGATGCTCAGGATGTTGTACAGAATACAATTATCAAAGCGCTTGAGAATATCACTTCTCTAAGATGTATAGGAGCCATAAGGACATGGTTCTACAGAATCCTTGTAAATGAATCTCTCAATTTTATTAACAGGACTAAGAAAGAGATTCCTTATGAACAATTTGACACCGAATATACCGACAGCTTCTATCATCCCGACGATGAGATTATGTCACTTGTGCTTGGACTTCCACAGGATATGCGTACAATAATTATACTTCATGTTTATGAAGAGCTTACCCTGAGGGAATGTGCTGCTATTGCACGCATTCCGCTGAGTACTGCCAAGACACGATATTATGCAGCACTTAAGCAGCTTCGCAACAGTATGGAGGATCACAATGAATAACCGGAATAATATCATTTTTGACAAGAGCAGGGAGGCCTACAATAATATGGTCATCCCATCAACGCTTAACAGCAAAGTAAAGGAGGCGGTTAATATGTCACCAGGCAGAAAACATACAAACAGCCGTATTATCATCACTGTAGCATCTACAGCTGCCGCAATAGTTATTCTTTTTATTGCAGGCGTCAATACAAGCACAGCATTTGCCGCAACACTATCTGATATTCCTATTATAGGAAGTATCGTAAAGGTCGTTACGGGACGCAGCTTCAGTGAGAGGAATGACAATGTTACAATCAATGTCGACATACCACAGATAGATGTTGATTCCACATCGGCATCAGATGCCGCTCATGTCACAGCAGAGCAGGTCAATGCCATTATACAGAAAACTGTCGATGATTACATGCAGGAACAGCAGTCTGTAATAGACGATTACAAAAAAAGCTTTCTCGAGACAGGGGGAACGATTGATGAATGGAACCAGCGTACAATCGACCTTACAGCCAGATATGAAGTAAAATATCAGGATGACCGCTGCCTTTCATTGTATCTGTACATGTATATGTCAGCATTTGCATTTACTCAGGATAATTACTATTACAACTATGACTTTGCAACCGGCCGTGAACTTACCCTTAAAGACATTCTCGGCGACGATTATATCAACATTGCCAACCGGTCAATAATTGACCAGATTACAGAACAGGTGAATTCTGACTCTAATGCAATGTACTGGGGATATTATCCTGCCGGTTACAGCGGAACTGACACATCTGAGAACACTGACAAATTTACTACTATCACAGATGACACTTCATTCTATCTGAATTCCGACGGTGACCCTGTCATATGCTTTCCGAAATACTCCATCGCACCGGGTTACATGGGTGTCCGCGAATTCGTTGTAAAACGTCAGTCTAATTCATAACATACAGGCGCAGATAATATACAAGACTTCCTATGCCTTTTCCAAGTGCTATGCAAAGCACAGCCCATCCAAGACCTCCGGCTATCCTTGTTCTTCTCACAAGAACAGGGATAGCCTTTACCGTCTCAGCAAGACATACAGCAAAGCTCCCCACATATATACCCGACATCAGGCCAAATACTGCCGCTCCGGCTATTCCGACAGGCACCGGAATTTCATACAGCAGCCATATATTTCCAAGCGCTGCCCCAAGCATTATCATATCTTCATATAATCTTATGTGACTTGCCGTATTCGTAACTTTTGCATATCTGTTAATAAGACCGACGCTGGTTATAATTGCAAATATTCCCGCTGCCGATACAGCGCCTCCTCCTAGGCACAAGAGGCCTGTCATTATATATTTTAATACCGTCATTGAACATCCTCTTCCTTTCCTGACCTTCCGCCACGTTCAATAAGTGCATAATCCAGATCCTGCTCGTAATTATTCATCTCAACCTCTATCGGTGTAGGGTCATTACTGAATGTCTTACTTCCAAAATG
This genomic interval carries:
- a CDS encoding RNA polymerase sigma factor, which produces MNKYDKCVQYILDNQTHFYRIAYCYVKNEHDAQDVVQNTIIKALENITSLRCIGAIRTWFYRILVNESLNFINRTKKEIPYEQFDTEYTDSFYHPDDEIMSLVLGLPQDMRTIIILHVYEELTLRECAAIARIPLSTAKTRYYAALKQLRNSMEDHNE
- the spoVAC gene encoding stage V sporulation protein AC codes for the protein MLDGLDSKDRDEIYNGYVEEITPKHNCAVECIKAFVTGGIICTVGQGVLEIYKGCGIAADEAALWTTVTLILLSVILTGLNIYPSITKWGGAGSLVPITGFANSVAAAAIEYKKEGWVFGVGCKIFTIAGPVILYGIVSSWILGVIYWITKLL
- a CDS encoding stage V sporulation protein AB codes for the protein MTVLKYIMTGLLCLGGGAVSAAGIFAIITSVGLINRYAKVTNTASHIRLYEDMIMLGAALGNIWLLYEIPVPVGIAGAAVFGLMSGIYVGSFAVCLAETVKAIPVLVRRTRIAGGLGWAVLCIALGKGIGSLVYYLRLYVMN
- a CDS encoding AIM24 family protein codes for the protein MIQLNNFANNENLKQIAQMGSYTVYEHQKDMSVAPSYASVAYFMHEMNVRKRQVLCCLNGTSVRVQAGAMQWTAGSVESETGVKGVGDFLGKALKGAVTNESAVKPVYNGWGYLMLEPTYNYIILEDVATWGSGIVLDDGMFLACDAGLNETVVARNSVSSALLGGEGLFNLSLSGQGIAVLESPVPREELFEIVLDNDVVKIDGNMAVAWSSSLQFTVEKSSKSLLGSAVNGEGFVNVYRGSGRILMAPTVNGTTMSTSNSPKQNAGVSSKGLVSSIAKSALDL
- a CDS encoding anti-sigma-V factor rsiV, which translates into the protein MNNRNNIIFDKSREAYNNMVIPSTLNSKVKEAVNMSPGRKHTNSRIIITVASTAAAIVILFIAGVNTSTAFAATLSDIPIIGSIVKVVTGRSFSERNDNVTINVDIPQIDVDSTSASDAAHVTAEQVNAIIQKTVDDYMQEQQSVIDDYKKSFLETGGTIDEWNQRTIDLTARYEVKYQDDRCLSLYLYMYMSAFAFTQDNYYYNYDFATGRELTLKDILGDDYINIANRSIIDQITEQVNSDSNAMYWGYYPAGYSGTDTSENTDKFTTITDDTSFYLNSDGDPVICFPKYSIAPGYMGVREFVVKRQSNS